GGGGCCATGCCCAGCAGTCCGGCGATCAGCGCGAGGTGCGTGCCGTGCCCGCGCCCAGTCTTGGCGAACGAGGCGTGCAGGTCGATGACCGCGCCGCGCGGCGCCTCGCCCAGCAGGTGGTGCGCGACCAGTCCCAGGCGGCACGCGCCCGCCGTGTGGCTGCTGCTGGGGCCGATCATGACGGGGCCGATCATGTCCAGGAGGCTCATGCGGTCAGTGTACGCGCGGCGGCGTTCAGGGCGTGCAGGCTGGTCCCGGCGTGCCGCAGGGCGGCGCGGGCCAGCGGAAGGCGCACGTGGACGGGCGCGTGCGCGAACAGCCGCAGCATGGTGCGCGCCAGCGGGCCGGGCGGCGTGCGCGGGTCCAGGAAGGCGTGCCAGCGCGCGGGCGGCAGCGCGAAGAACGCCGCGAAGAACGCGGGCAGCGCGCGCGGCGGCAGGTTCAGCAGGGCCTGCACGCCCAGCAGATGCACGGCGCGGGCGGCGCGGCGCTCCGGGGGCCACAGGGCGTCCCAGCCGGCCCGCGTGGGGTCACGCCCGTCCCGCAGCGCCCCGGCAATGGCGTCGGCGAGGGTGGGGGCGTCCCGCAGCGCGCCCGCCACCTGAAAGCCGCTGATCGGGTGAACCATCCCGGCTGCCGCCCCGAAGGCCAGCACGCCGTCCGGGGCGGGGGGCGCGGTGTTCATCGGGAACGACACCCACTCCTCGCTGAGGACCTCGCGCGCAGGGGTGCCCTGGGCGTGCAGGCGGGCGTGCAGACGGGCCTCCAGGGTCTGGCGGGTGGGGGCGGGCCGGGCGATCAGGCTGGTTTCCTCCACGAAGTAACGGTCGCCGCCCAGGTGCATGGCGTACAGGAAGGTGGGGGTATCCCCCGGTCCGTGCGGGGCGCGGTAGTCCATCCAGACGGCCGCGCCGGGCGCGCTGGGCGGCCGGTCGAAGGTCGCCACGATCCCGAACGCGGTCTGGAGGGCCGCGCCGTCCGGGTGGCGGTCCGGTTGCCGCAGCAGCGCGGGCCGGTGCCCGCTGGCGTCGATGACCACGCGGGCCTCCCAGCGGGCGGGCTGGCCGTCCCGGGTGCCCTGCACGGTCCAGCCGCCGTCCGTGCGGGCGGCCCCATTCACCCTCTCAGCGCCGTCCACCCGCGCGGCCGTGAGGGTCAGCCCCGGCCCGGCCCGGCCCAGCAGCGCGGCGCGCAGGGCCGTGTTGTCCAGCAGGGTGTACGGGCGCAGCAGCGGCGTGGGCTGCGGCCCGGTGTGCACGCGCACGTCCGCCCAGGTGTGCGCCGCGCAGGCCTGCGCCCAGCCGGGCAGGTCGCCATGCCACGCGCCGTACGTGGCGGGGAACGGGGCGTGCGGGTGGGGGTCGGTCACGCGGACGCTCAGGCCGCGCGCGGTCAGTTCGGCGGCCAGGGCCAGTCCGGCGGGGCCAGCGCCGACGATCAGGGCGTCCGTGGGCGGCCCGGACAGGAGGGGGGCGTCGGCGGTCATCTGGGCCGCAGGCTAGCGCGGCCCGGCCCGGCCCGAGTGTGCGCCCGCACCCGCCCTGGCGGCGGGCGTCCATCAAGGCCTCCTAAGGGCCGAGTGTGCCCCGGCACGCAGCAGTCCGCGCGGGCGGGACTCTAGCCTGCGCGGATGAACGCTTCCCCCCACCCTCCCCGCGCCTCCCGCCGCCCCGCTGTCCGCCGCCTGATCCTCGGGGCGGGCGCGCTGGCCCTGGGCCTGTCCCTGGCCGCCTGCTCACGTGACGGCGCGCAGGGCTTCCTGAACAACGTGATCAGCACGGGTGGCCTGAGCGTTAAACGCGACGTGTCGTACGGCCCGGACGCCCGCAACGTCATGGACATCTACGCGCCGCAGAACGCGGCAGGCGCGCCGGTCGTGCTGTTCATCCACGGCGGCTCCTGGCAGGGCGGCGACAAGGACGGCCACAAGTTCGTCGGGGAATCCCTGGCGCGCGCCGGGTACGTGACGGGCGTCATGAGTTACCGCCTCGCGCCGCAGAACGTGTACCCGTCGTACGTGCAGGACGCCGCGCAGGCCCTGAAAGTGCTGCGCGCCGACGCCAGGACCTTCGGCGGCAACCCCGACAACCTGTTCGTGATGGGCCACTCGGCCGGGGGATTCAACGCCGTCGAGATGGTCGACAACGCCCGCTGGCTGACCGAGGTGAACGTGCCGGTCGGCAGCATCCGGGGCGTGATCGGCGTGGCCGGGCCGTACTCCTTCGACTTCCGGTCGTTCCAGTCGGCGGTCGCGTTCCCGAAGGATGCCACGCCCGCCGAGGTCATGCCGGACCGCCACGTGCGCGCCGACGCGCCCCCGCACCTGCTGCTGGTCGCGCAGAACGACGACACGGTCGAGGCGTACAACGGCGTGAACATGGAACGCGCCCTGCGCGCGGCGGGCGTGCCGGTGGAACTGAAGGTGCTGCCGCGCGTGGGGCACATCACGATCATCGCGGCCATGGCCCGGCCGCTGACGTTCCTGGGCGACACGCGCGCGCAGGTCATCCGCTTCATCGAGGACCACCGCCTGAAGTGATCCGCCAGCAGTCCGGCGGGACGGGCGGGACGGTAGATTGGGCGCATGGTCCGCCCTGCCCTGCTCCTCGTTGCCCTGGCGTGCGCGCCGCTGCTGGGCGGCTGCCGTTACACGTTCGTGCCACTGATTCCCGCTCAGGTGAACGTGGACCTGCCGGTACGCCTCACGAACGCCACGCTGGAACGGCGTGGCGAGACCCTGAACCTCTCGGCGCAGGTGGACGGCCGTTTCGAGCCGGGCTTCCTGACTGTCCGCTGGTTCGACGGTGGGCGACTGCTGGGCAGCGACAGCGTGTACCTGGACGGCGCGCAGCGCGCCGCGACCTTCAGGTGGGCGGCCGCGCAGCCCGGCACGTACCGCGCGGTCCTGTCGTTCGGTGGGACGGTGCTGAGGCAGGTCGAACTGTACGAGGTCGCGCCGTGAGTGCCGCCAGCACGGGCACCTGGGACGGCGTGATCGAGTGGACCGCCGGTACCCGCGAGCGCTTCATCTGGCGCGGCGGGCAGCTCGAACCGCTCAGGACCGAGGCGTGGAAGGCACCCGTCAATTACGGCTGCGTGCCCGGCACCCTGAATCCCGCCGACGACGCCGAGGTGGACGCCGTGTGGCTGGGCGGCCCGCTGCCGGTCGGGACGCGCCTCAGGCTGGCCCCGGCGGGTCTGCTGCACCTGCTCGACGGGGATCACAAGGTGATCTTCGACGCGCGCCCGGCCGCGCCCGGCACGCCGCTGGACCCGGCGGCGGTGCAGGCGCTGCTGGACTGGTTCCCGCCGGACCGGGGCGCCCGGCTGCTGCCCGCCAGCGAGGCCGCCGCGTGGCTGGCCGACCGCCGCACACTCCCTGAAGAAGGGGCAACTGGAGAAGGCTCCGACCCGCGCTGAGCCGGGGCGAGGTCAGGGCTGCGCGAGCGGCTGGGCAGGCTGCGCGGACGGCAGGGCGGGTTCCCAGGCCTGCACGACCCGGGTCAGGCGGGCGTTCACCCAGGCCAGCGCGTCGCTGTGGGGCGTCGTGACGGCGCTGTGGTCCTCGCGGGACGACACGAACAGTTGCAGGCCCTGGCGGGTGCCGTCCAGGCGGGTGTTGCCGCTCAGGTCGAACAGGTAGTTCACGGGCAGACCGCCGGTGCCGCTGCGGGCCGGGTAGCGTTTGCTCTGCACTTCGAGGTTCACGGTCACGTTGGGCCACACGACGTCCTTGATGTTGCGGCGCGCGCCGTTCACCTGAATCTGGTCGCAGGCTTCGAGCAGGCTGGGCGTCTGGTCCCGGCCGCGCAGCAGCGTCCAGAAATCGCTGCGCCAGCCGACGCAGATGGCGTCCAGGTCGACCTGCACGTCGAAGGTCACGTCCGGGTTCACGCGGGTCAGGTGGTGCAGCCACACGGCGCCCTGCGAGTGCCCCAGCAGCACCAGCCGGGGCGGTCGGGGGCCGCGCAGCCAGGGTTTGATGGCGTTCAGGTCGGCCTGTACCGCGGCGTACCCGCGCTGGTCGGCGCTGATGAACGGTGACCGGAACTGCGCGGCCGGGTGGCTGGCGTACCCGCTGACCTGCACGTTCAGGCCGCGCGCGGCGAACACGTCGGCCAGGGCGTCCAGCGTGCCGCGCGCGGACAGGTAGTCCACGTTGTCGCGCGGGGCGAGGCAGGGGGGGCTGCACCGGCCGGACACGGCCAGGATGACCACGTCGGGCGGCGGACCTGCCGGGTTCAGGAGCGGCGTGCGCGCGGCCTGCGGCGTGAACCGTGGGGCGCACGCCGTGAGAATCAGCAGCAGAAGCAGGGGCAGGGCGCGCATTCGCCTCTCAGTGTAGGAGCCGGGCGGGCCGGGCAGGTAAGCGCACGGTCAGCGCGGCCTGAAGGCCCTGGCGGGAGGCGGCTGGTCAGGGCATGTCGCCGGTCGTCAGGGCTGGTCGTCAGCACGGGTCGTCAGCACCGGTTGTCAGCACCGATTGTCAGGGCTGCTCGTCCGGCGGGCCGCTGGGGCGGTACAGCTTGGCGGGGCGGCCCGCCTGCCCGTACTGGTGGTCCAGGCGGGCGGCGCCGCTGCGCACGAGGTACTCCAGGTACCGCCACGCAGTCACGCGGCTGAGGCTGACCTGCTCGCCGATGTCCTCGGCACTGACGGGGTGCGGGGCGCCGTGCAGGGCCTGCGCCACGCGCTCCAGGGTGTTCGGGTCGATGCCGCGCGGCAGGCTGGGCAGGGTCGGGCCGAGGCCCAGCAGGCGGTCCAGGCGGCCCTGGTCCAGGCGACCGGCGTCGGCAGGGTGCGGGGCGTGATGGCGGGCGCGGTGGCGGGCGAGCAGGTCGTTCAGGCGCGCGCCGGTGAACGGTTTGATCAGGTAGTCGAACGCGCCGTGCGCGAGGGCCAGTCGCACGCTGGCCTCGTCGTCGGCGGCGGTGATCAGGGCCACGTCGGTGGTCAGGCCCTGGGTGCGCCAGTGGCGCAGCAGGCCCAGGCCGCTGCCGTCGGGCAGGTGCACGTCCAGCAGGATCAGGTCGGGGCTCAGGGCGCGGGCCAGGGCGTCGGCCTGGGCGCAGGTGGCGGCGCTGCCGACCACGTGCACGTCCGGGTCGCGTTCCAGCAGTTCGCGGTTCACGCGGGCGACGCGCAGGTCGTCCTCGACCAGCAGGACTCGGGTGGGGGCGGGCGCGGCGGCTGGGTTCATGGGGTCTCTCCGGCGGGGTGTGGGGTGGGGGCGCGCGGCGCTGGGCGCAGGGGTGCGGGCAGCGGCAGGCTCAGCAGGAACACGGTCCGTCCGTCCCGGCGGGTGTGGCGCAGTTCGCCGCCCAGGGCGTGCAGGCGCACGGTCACGCCGTGCAGGCCGTAGCCGCGGCCCTCGCCCTTGCTGCTCACGCCGCGCCCGTACAGCCGCGCGTCCAGGTGGGGGGGCACGCCGGGGCCGCTGTCCTCGACCTCGATCTGCATGCCTTCCGGGTCCTCGCCGATCAGGACCGTGACCTGTCCGGGCTGGCCGCCCAGCGCCTCGAAGGCGTTCTGGGTGAGGTTTCCGACGGCGCTGACCAGCGTGTCCGCGTGCCGTTCCCACTGCGGTCCCAGGCTGCTGCCCTCGGCCACCTGGAAGTCGATGCCGAGTTCCTGCGCCCGCTCGCGTTTCCCGGCCAGCAGCGCGACCAGTCGGGGCACCTGCACGTCGCGCAGCAGTTGCCGGAACTGGGAGTCGGCGTGAATTTCGGCGTTCAGGACGCGCAGGGCTTCCTCGCCCCGCCCGAGTTGCAGCAGGCCCGACAGGACGTGCAGGCGGTTCTGGTACTCGTGCGTCTGGGCGCGCAGGACGTCCACGAACCCGCGTGCGTGCGTGAGTTCCTCGGCCAGCGCCAGCGCCTCGGCCCGGTCCCGGAAGCCCGCCACGAACCCGCCGCTGTCCAGCGGTTCGAGGTTCACCAGGACCGGCTGGCCGCGCAGGGTCAGTTCGAGGTTCTGGTGGCGGCCCGGCGCGCCGGGGTCGGTCAGGCGGGCCAGTTCCGGCCACAGTTGCGCCAGCGGGGCGTGGTCGGCGCGGCCCAGCATGCTCGCGGCGCGGTCGCTGCTGAGCGTGACCTGCCCGGCGGCGTTCACGGCCAGCACGCCCTCGCGCAGCGCGGCCAGCACGGCCCGCTGCTCGCTGACCAGCGCGGCGATCTGTTCGGGTTCCAGGTTCAGGATCTCGGCCCGCAGGCGCCGCGCGGCCCACACGGCCCCCAGGGTGCCCAGCGCCAGCGCCAGCACGAACCACGGCAGCAGGCTGACGAGCGCGCCCAGCACCAGGTGCCACACCTGCGGCATCAGGTACCCGGTGCTGACCACGCCCACGACCTGCCCGCCGCGCACGCCGCCCGCCCAGATGGGCACCTTGCCGCGCACGCTCAGGCCCAGGCTGCCGCGCGCCACGCTCACGACCTCCTGCCCGGCCAGCGGCAGGGCGTTGTCGCCGCCTTCCATGGGGCGGCCCAGCCGTTCGGGCAGCGGGTGCGCCAGCCGCACGCCACGCCGGTCCCCGACCACGATGAAGTCGGCTTCGGCCTCGGCGCGCAGGGCGTTCACGCGGGCGTTCAGGGTGGCGTCCGGGACGGCGCGGGTCGCTCCGGCGATCACGTCCGGCAGGCGCGACACGATGCGGCTGGCGGTCAGGGCGCGTTCGCCCAGGCGTTCGCGGGCCTCGCCGTACAGTTGCGCGGTCTGCACGGCGACCAGCAGCAGCGTCATGGCGCACAGCACCAGCAGGTGCAGCCGCACGAGGCGGCCCTGCAGGTCAGGGCGTCGGGAGAACACGGGCATGGGTACCGGCCCTGATTCTAGGGGGCGGGCCGGGGCGGGGCCGGTTGTGTTCATTCTGTTCACGCGCGTGCGTTCCGTTCGCGAAGAATACCGTGCTGCACGCAACAAACGCCTTGCAGTGAAGGGCGCATGAGGGTAGGGTGACCGGGTACTCACAACCCAGACCGGCTGCCCGACCGAGCGGCAGCCCACCCCCCGGAGGTTCACCATGAACGTGAAAACTGCTGCCCTTGCCCTGTCCGCCCTGCTGGGCGCCGCCACTCCCGCCGCCGCGCAGAACCTGAACCTGCGCGTCATGGCGCCCGCCAGCCCCGGCGGCGGCTGGGACCAGACCAGCCGCGCCATTCAGACCGTCATGCAGGACGAGGGCATCGCCAAGCCCGTGCAGGTGTTCAACGTGCCCGGCGCGGGCGGCACCATCGGGCTGGCGCAGCTGTACAACAGCAAGGGCGACGGCAACCTGCTGATGACCATGGGCCTCGTGATGGTCGGCGCCATCCAGACGAACTCCTCGAAGGTGGACCTGAGCCGCGTGACGCCCATCGCCCGCCTGACCGGCGAGTACGAGGTCATCGTGGTGCCCGCCAGCAGCCCCTACAAGACGCTGGGCGACCTTGCAGCCGCCTGGAAGGCGAACAACGCCCTGGCCTTCGCCGGGGGCAGCGCCGGGGGCACCGATCACATGCTGGTCGGCCTGTTCGCCAAGGCGGCGGGCGTGGACACGAAGAAGATGAACTACGTGCCGTTCAGCGGCGGCGGCGAGACCCTGGCGGCCGTGCTGGGCAACCAGGTCGCGGCGGGCGTCGCCGGTTACGGCGAGTTCGAGGCGCAGATCAAGGCCGGGAAACTGCGCGCCCTGGGCATCAGCGCGCCCAAGGCGCAGGCCGGGATTCCGGTGCCCACCATGAAATCGCAGGGCTTCAACGTGGACCTCGCCAACTGGCGCGGCATCGTCGCCCCTCCCGGCATCAGCGGCAGCCAGAAGGCCACTCTGGTCAGCGCCATGGACAAACTGCACACCAGCAAGGCCTGGAAGGACACCCTCAAGACCCGTAACTGGACGGACCTGTACATGAGCGGCAGCCGATTCGACGTGTTCCTGAAACTCGAAGCGGTCCGCACCCGCGAGATCCTGAAAGACATCGGCCTTGTCAAATAACGCCAAGTAACACCGACTTTTTCAGCGGTCCGGGCGGCGGCGAGTTTCCTTCGCCCCGCCCGGCTTGCTGTGCCTGCTTCCTTTATCCATGGTCTCCACACGAGGTTCGATTCATGTCTGATTCCACCGTCCCCCCCATCCCACCTGCTCCTGCGGCCCCTTCCGCGCGGCCCGGCCTGAGCGTCCCGGACCTGCTGGTCGCGCTGGGCGTCGTCCTGCTGGGCGCGCTGCTGCTGGCCGGCACGCTGCGGATTCCGTTCGGGATCAACGCGGTGGTCGGCCCGCGCGTGTTCCCGCTGATCGTGTCGGTCGGAACGCTCGTGCTGGGCGTCCTGCTGACCGTGAACGTCCTGCGTGGCGGCCGGGCCGAACCGGCCGCCGAGGAGGACACCGACCCGGACGCCCAGCCGGACCTGCGCCAGCCGGGCATCATCCTGGGTGGGTTCCTGCTGGGCGCGGCGCTGCTGCAACCGCTGGGGTTCGTGCTCGGCACGGCCATCATGTACTTCAGTGTGGGCTTCGCGTTCGGTGAGCGGCGCCTGCCCCTGCTGGGCGGCGTGGCGCTGGCCGTGGCGCTCGTCACGTACGTGGTGTTCACGCGCGGCCTGGGCCTGACCCTGCCGCCCGGCGTTCTGAACGGGGTGCTGTGATGGACGCCGTCACCTCCCTGCTGGCGGGCTTCGAGACGGCCCTGACGCCCCTGAACCTGCTGTGGGCGCTGATCGGCGTGACGCTGGGCACCCTGGTGGGCGTGCTGCCCGGCATCGGCCCGGCCCTGACGGTCGCGCTGCTGCTGCCCGTCACGGCGCAACTGCCGCCCGTGAGTGCGTTCATCATGTTCGCCGGGATCTACTACGGCGGCATGTTCGGCGGCAGCACCACCAGCATCCTGCTGAACACGCCCGGCGAGAGCAGTTCGATCATCACGGCGCTCGAAGGCAACAAGATGGCCCGCAAGGGGCGTGCGGCCGCCGCTCTGGCCACGGCCGCCATCGGGTCGTTCGTGGCCGGCACCATCGGCACGATCCTGCTGACCTTCGCCGCGCCCGCCATTGCCAACGTGGCTGTCATGATTCCGCCCAGCGCCAAGTTCGCGCTGATCATGCTGGCGTTCGTGACCATCAGCGCCACCTTCGGCGCGTCCCCGCTGCGCGGCCTGATCAGCCTGTTCTTCGGCCTGACCATCGGGCTGGTCGGCACGGACCTGCAGAGCGGGCAGGCGCGCTTCACGCTGGGCCGCCCGGAACTGCTCGACGGCATCGAGTTCGTCACGGTCGTGATCGGCCTGTTCGCCGTGGGTGAAACGCTGTTCGTCGCCAGCCGCCTGCGCAAGGACAAGGCCAGTGTGATCAAGCTGGACGGCAACGCCAGCATGACCCGTGAAGACTGGCGGCGCTCCTGGAAACCCTGGCTGCGCGGCACGGCGCTGGGCTTCCCGTTCGGCGCGATTCCCGCCGGCGGCGCCGAGATTCCCACGTTCCTGTCGTACACCCTGGAACGCCGCCTGAGCAAACACCCGGAAGAGTTCGGCAAGGGCGCCATCGAGGGCGTCGCCGGGCCGGAAGCCGCGAACAACGCCAGTGCGGCGGGCGTGCTCGTGCCGCTGCTGACGCTGGGCCTGCCCACCAGCGCCACCGCCGCCATCCTGCTGGCCGCGTTCCAGCAGTACGGCCTGCAACCGGGGCCGCTGCTGTTCGTCACGAACGGCGACCTCGTGTGGGGATTGATCGCCAGCCTGTACATCGGGAACGTCATGCTGCTCGCCCTGAACCTGCCGCTGGCCCCCGTCTGGGCACGGCTGCTGCTGATTCCCCGCCCGTTCCTGTACGCCGGGATTCTGGTCTTTTCCACGGTCGGCGTGTACTCCCTGAACAACTCGGTGTTCGACCTGATCCTGCTCGCCATCTTCGGCGTGATCGGGTACGGCATGCGCCGCTTCGACTTCCCGGTCACGCCCGCCATCATCGGCGTGATCCTGGGGCCGGTCGCCGAGAGTCAGTTCCGCACGGCGTTGCAGCAGAGTAACGGCAACCCCGCCATCTTCCTGCAGAGCCCGCTGACGGTGTTCATCCTGCTGACCGTCCTGGCTGCCCTGATCGTCCCGGCTGTCCTGAAGGCCCGCGCGGCCCGCCGGGTCTGATCAAGTCAGAAAGCGCCCCCGACCGTGATGGCCGGGGGCGCTTTCTGCTGCTTTGTGGGGGTTACTTCGCGGCGGTGTAGCGGCGCGCGACTTCGTCCCAGTTCACGACGTTCCAGAAGGCCTTCAGGTAGTCCGGGCGCTTGTTCTGGTAGTTCAGGTAGTAGGCGTGTTCCCACACGTCCACGCCCAGGATGGGGGTGCCGCTGACGCCGGCGACGGCCTCGCCCATCAGGGGGCTGTCCTGGTTGGCGGTGCTCACGACGGCCAGCGCGCCGTCCTTGACGACCAGCCACGCCCAGCCGCTGCCGAAGCGGGTCTTGGCGGCGTCCTCGAACTTCTCCTTGAAGGCGTCGAAGGAACCGAAGGCGGCGTTGATGGCGTCTGCCAGTTCACCGGCCGGTTGCCCGCTGCCCTGGGGGCCCATGACGGTCCAGAACAGGCTGTGGTTGGCGTGGCCGCCGGCGTTGTTGCGCAGCGCGCCTTTCTTGTCGGCGGGCACCTGATCGAGTTTGGTGATCAGTTCCTCGACACTCAGGCTGGCGAACTCGGTGCCTTCGAGGGCCTTGTTCGCGTTGTCCACGTACGCCTGGTGGTGCTTGGTGTGGTGGATTTCCATGGTGCGCGCGTCGATGTGGGGTTCGAGGGCGTCGTAGGCGTAGGGCAGCTGGGGAAGTTCGTAGGCCATGATGAGCTCCTTTACAGGCCGGGTGGGCGGTCCCGCACGGTGCGGGCCGTTCCCGGCGACCGCTGTGTATCTTACGCGCCGCCGCGCCGCCGCGTGGAGGCCTGGCGGGTTAAGGCGGAGTTCATGTTGCCCGGGGCGGGCGGTCCGGCGCGGCCCACCTGCGTCCAGGCGCGTGCCGGGATCAGGCAAATGCTCTAGCATGCGGGGCAATGCGTTCTCCTCTGCCCCGCGCCGTCCTCAACCGCCTGGAAACCGGGCGGCTGGTGGTGCTCAGCGTGCTGCTGGGCGCGCTGGTCGGGGGTCTGAGCATCATCCTGCGCCTGACCCTGGACGCCGCCGTGCGGCTGGGCACGCTGATCACGGATTACGCGCCGCCCGGCACGACCGGCGAGGGCGGCCTGATGATGGCGTTCGGCACGGCCGCCCCGTGGGGGCTGCTGGCGTTGCCGCTGCTGGGCGCGCTGTACGCGTGGCTGGTCCCGGCCCGCACGGGCGACCCGCTGACGCAACTGGTGCGCGGCTACCACGCGCGCGGGCAGTGGCCGGGGCCGCTGGTGCAGGTGCGGACGCTCGCGGCGACCCTGCTGGCGTACGGGTCGGGCCTGCTGGTCGGGCGGGACTCGGCGTTCACCATGACCGGGCAGCTGGGTGCACGCCTGATGCAGCGCGTCACCCGCCTGGACGCCGTCGAGGCCCGCACCCTGACCCTGGCGGGCGCGGCGGCGGCGCTGGGCGCGGTGCTGCACGCGCCACTGGCCGCGGCGGTCCTGATTGCCGAGGTGCTGTACCGCCGCTTCGAGTTCGAGTTCGAGGTGGTCATGCCGTGCGTGCTGGCGGCCGTGGCCGGAACGGCCGTGTACGGACTGGCGTTCGGGTTCGCGCCGCTGCTGGCCTTCCCGGACGTGCAGGTTCCGGCCAGCGCGCAGTTCCCGGCGTTCCTGCTGGTGGCGCTGGCAGCCACGCTGCTGGGCTGGCTGTCGCTGCTGGCCTGCCGGGTGGTGCCGGAGGCGTGGTCCGAGGGGCGGTTCCGGCCGCTGCTGGGCCTGATCTTCGGGGGCGTGACGGCCGCCGCCGCCGTGTTCAGCACCCCGGCGGTGCTGGGTGACGGGAGCGGCTGGGTGCAGCTGGGCGCCGCCGGGTTCATGGGCGCCGAGGGTCTGGGGCAGAGTGCGTGGCGCTGGTTGCTGCTGGCGCTCGGCACGCAGATCGCGCTGGGCGGCGGGGTGCTGCCGTCCGTGGGGGTGGGCGGCCTGCTGGGCGCGGGCCTGAGCAGCCTGCTGGGCGTGGATACCGCGACCGGCAGCATGGTGGGGGCCGTGGCGTTCCTGACCGTCACGCTGAACGTCCCGCTGGCCGCCGCGCTGCTGGCCGTCGCGTGGGGGGGCGAGACGCTGCTGCCCATGGCGCTGGTCGCCAGTGGCGTGGCGCACGTCCTGAGCGGTACCAGCGGCATCCTGCCGTCGCAACTCCAGGCGCGCCGGGACAGCGCCGTGCACGCCGGTCCCGCGTGGCTGCCGGACACCGTGCGCTTCATTCCGCG
Above is a window of Deinococcus seoulensis DNA encoding:
- a CDS encoding Bug family tripartite tricarboxylate transporter substrate binding protein; protein product: MNVKTAALALSALLGAATPAAAQNLNLRVMAPASPGGGWDQTSRAIQTVMQDEGIAKPVQVFNVPGAGGTIGLAQLYNSKGDGNLLMTMGLVMVGAIQTNSSKVDLSRVTPIARLTGEYEVIVVPASSPYKTLGDLAAAWKANNALAFAGGSAGGTDHMLVGLFAKAAGVDTKKMNYVPFSGGGETLAAVLGNQVAAGVAGYGEFEAQIKAGKLRALGISAPKAQAGIPVPTMKSQGFNVDLANWRGIVAPPGISGSQKATLVSAMDKLHTSKAWKDTLKTRNWTDLYMSGSRFDVFLKLEAVRTREILKDIGLVK
- a CDS encoding alpha/beta hydrolase, with the protein product MNASPHPPRASRRPAVRRLILGAGALALGLSLAACSRDGAQGFLNNVISTGGLSVKRDVSYGPDARNVMDIYAPQNAAGAPVVLFIHGGSWQGGDKDGHKFVGESLARAGYVTGVMSYRLAPQNVYPSYVQDAAQALKVLRADARTFGGNPDNLFVMGHSAGGFNAVEMVDNARWLTEVNVPVGSIRGVIGVAGPYSFDFRSFQSAVAFPKDATPAEVMPDRHVRADAPPHLLLVAQNDDTVEAYNGVNMERALRAAGVPVELKVLPRVGHITIIAAMARPLTFLGDTRAQVIRFIEDHRLK
- a CDS encoding response regulator is translated as MNPAAAPAPTRVLLVEDDLRVARVNRELLERDPDVHVVGSAATCAQADALARALSPDLILLDVHLPDGSGLGLLRHWRTQGLTTDVALITAADDEASVRLALAHGAFDYLIKPFTGARLNDLLARHRARHHAPHPADAGRLDQGRLDRLLGLGPTLPSLPRGIDPNTLERVAQALHGAPHPVSAEDIGEQVSLSRVTAWRYLEYLVRSGAARLDHQYGQAGRPAKLYRPSGPPDEQP
- a CDS encoding ATP-binding protein, whose protein sequence is MPVFSRRPDLQGRLVRLHLLVLCAMTLLLVAVQTAQLYGEARERLGERALTASRIVSRLPDVIAGATRAVPDATLNARVNALRAEAEADFIVVGDRRGVRLAHPLPERLGRPMEGGDNALPLAGQEVVSVARGSLGLSVRGKVPIWAGGVRGGQVVGVVSTGYLMPQVWHLVLGALVSLLPWFVLALALGTLGAVWAARRLRAEILNLEPEQIAALVSEQRAVLAALREGVLAVNAAGQVTLSSDRAASMLGRADHAPLAQLWPELARLTDPGAPGRHQNLELTLRGQPVLVNLEPLDSGGFVAGFRDRAEALALAEELTHARGFVDVLRAQTHEYQNRLHVLSGLLQLGRGEEALRVLNAEIHADSQFRQLLRDVQVPRLVALLAGKRERAQELGIDFQVAEGSSLGPQWERHADTLVSAVGNLTQNAFEALGGQPGQVTVLIGEDPEGMQIEVEDSGPGVPPHLDARLYGRGVSSKGEGRGYGLHGVTVRLHALGGELRHTRRDGRTVFLLSLPLPAPLRPAPRAPTPHPAGETP
- a CDS encoding tripartite tricarboxylate transporter TctB family protein, coding for MSDSTVPPIPPAPAAPSARPGLSVPDLLVALGVVLLGALLLAGTLRIPFGINAVVGPRVFPLIVSVGTLVLGVLLTVNVLRGGRAEPAAEEDTDPDAQPDLRQPGIILGGFLLGAALLQPLGFVLGTAIMYFSVGFAFGERRLPLLGGVALAVALVTYVVFTRGLGLTLPPGVLNGVL
- the sodA gene encoding superoxide dismutase [Mn], whose protein sequence is MAYELPQLPYAYDALEPHIDARTMEIHHTKHHQAYVDNANKALEGTEFASLSVEELITKLDQVPADKKGALRNNAGGHANHSLFWTVMGPQGSGQPAGELADAINAAFGSFDAFKEKFEDAAKTRFGSGWAWLVVKDGALAVVSTANQDSPLMGEAVAGVSGTPILGVDVWEHAYYLNYQNKRPDYLKAFWNVVNWDEVARRYTAAK
- a CDS encoding lycopene cyclase family protein, whose translation is MTADAPLLSGPPTDALIVGAGPAGLALAAELTARGLSVRVTDPHPHAPFPATYGAWHGDLPGWAQACAAHTWADVRVHTGPQPTPLLRPYTLLDNTALRAALLGRAGPGLTLTAARVDGAERVNGAARTDGGWTVQGTRDGQPARWEARVVIDASGHRPALLRQPDRHPDGAALQTAFGIVATFDRPPSAPGAAVWMDYRAPHGPGDTPTFLYAMHLGGDRYFVEETSLIARPAPTRQTLEARLHARLHAQGTPAREVLSEEWVSFPMNTAPPAPDGVLAFGAAAGMVHPISGFQVAGALRDAPTLADAIAGALRDGRDPTRAGWDALWPPERRAARAVHLLGVQALLNLPPRALPAFFAAFFALPPARWHAFLDPRTPPGPLARTMLRLFAHAPVHVRLPLARAALRHAGTSLHALNAAARTLTA
- a CDS encoding tripartite tricarboxylate transporter permease; translated protein: MDAVTSLLAGFETALTPLNLLWALIGVTLGTLVGVLPGIGPALTVALLLPVTAQLPPVSAFIMFAGIYYGGMFGGSTTSILLNTPGESSSIITALEGNKMARKGRAAAALATAAIGSFVAGTIGTILLTFAAPAIANVAVMIPPSAKFALIMLAFVTISATFGASPLRGLISLFFGLTIGLVGTDLQSGQARFTLGRPELLDGIEFVTVVIGLFAVGETLFVASRLRKDKASVIKLDGNASMTREDWRRSWKPWLRGTALGFPFGAIPAGGAEIPTFLSYTLERRLSKHPEEFGKGAIEGVAGPEAANNASAAGVLVPLLTLGLPTSATAAILLAAFQQYGLQPGPLLFVTNGDLVWGLIASLYIGNVMLLALNLPLAPVWARLLLIPRPFLYAGILVFSTVGVYSLNNSVFDLILLAIFGVIGYGMRRFDFPVTPAIIGVILGPVAESQFRTALQQSNGNPAIFLQSPLTVFILLTVLAALIVPAVLKARAARRV
- a CDS encoding inorganic pyrophosphatase, with the protein product MSAASTGTWDGVIEWTAGTRERFIWRGGQLEPLRTEAWKAPVNYGCVPGTLNPADDAEVDAVWLGGPLPVGTRLRLAPAGLLHLLDGDHKVIFDARPAAPGTPLDPAAVQALLDWFPPDRGARLLPASEAAAWLADRRTLPEEGATGEGSDPR